The following coding sequences are from one Euwallacea fornicatus isolate EFF26 chromosome 8, ASM4011564v1, whole genome shotgun sequence window:
- the sws gene encoding neuropathy target esterase sws isoform X4, translating into MCSFSIQRIMDIWNFIQNIGDWELGCLIKYSTFGSLFVHFQEGYKVLFLVLVSVIILTITITIICIKRLNQHALSSRTPVNAEGARFRKRDKALFYGRKMIRKVKNISGQVRNSGQGRKRKMVMKFARQLLAMKKEEQEQLKVLEPPVEYLQEDTLSDDRMPTDVLYMLQSIRVFGHFEKPVFLKLCKHTEIINVSAGTYLFKIGDPDENFYILQSGRLNVLLTTGDGTTSLKIVKPGENVTSLLSFTDVLTGHPNPYKTISAKALEDSTIVKLPMTAFQDIFGEYPDIFIRVMQVIMVRLQRVTFTALHQYLGLSAELVRQTNKQKGALLCSPLKRKRDEPYKDPSYAQSLPRESALQYVPKDSPLVPAETTSTTHCGSFSNSQGHRRTRSSFDGKSTLQGFSNAPDMVADIESNKTDTQESGRKRHSLPEDATEDDFRRIANEVFISELGLTGDNEGIDLNLEIREVTAGTYLMKEDSHKDIALVYVLSGALVVSQKAPDSQEEKHMYTSYPGDIVGGLAVLTGEPSFFTIRAKHLTRIALMSKNTFYSIMKEKPKVVLFVANMVVKRLSPFVRQVDFALDWLFLESGRAVYRQDDDSDSTYIVLSGRLRSVITDKNGKKELVGEYGKGDLVGVVEMVTQTKRSTTVIAVRDSELAKLPEGLFNVIKLQFPIVVTRLINLLGHRILGAWKKPAMSVHNRSSTLDSRPSQINFSTVAIVAASDDVPLTAFTYELYHCLTAIGPTLRLTSDVIKKTLGATIMDPNNEFRLSSWLAQQEDQHKISLYQCDLTVSAWTQRCIRQADCILIVGLGDNHPSLGKVEKELERLAIRTQKELVLLHREGGKPNNTIGWLNIRSWVSSHHHIVCPNRLFARKSQYRINELYSKVCASDPNIHSDFSRLARWLTGKSVGLVLGGGGARGSSHIGMIKAIQEAGIPIDMVGGVSIGAFMGALWCQERNITTVTQKAREWSMKMTQWWRQILDLTYPMTSMFSGRDFNQTINGTLGDTYIEDLWLPYFTVTTDITSSCMRIHTHGSLWRYVRASMSLSGYLPPLCDPQDGHLLLDGGYTNNLPADVMRSMGADHILAIDVGSVDDQDLTNYGDVLSGWWLLWKRWNPFATPVKVPNIPDIQSRLAYVSCVRQLEEVKSSDYCEYIRPPIDKYKTLQFSSFDEIKNVGYLHGKAFFEGQSRDGNLPTFRASESYKPQLAGDHQSQYTFTDLAQMVCKVSRPFEEESSASSSSESDDEDEGRGGYASEPTGGFSVPKEDLRGLRRAGGSLSLSENGLESDVDFDIKSADDFC; encoded by the exons ATGTGTTCCTTTAGTATACAGAGGATAATGGATATAtggaattttattcaaaatattgggGATTGGGAATTAGGTTGCTTGATCAAATACTCCACTTTTGGAAGTTTATTTGTACACTTTCAAGAAGGATATAAG gtcCTCTTTCTGGTGTTAGTCTCAGTTATCATATTAACTattacaataacaataatttgtattaaaagacTGAACCAACATG cTCTATCCTCCAGAACACCAGTCAATGCAGAAGGAGCTAGGTTTCGGAAACGAGACAAAGCTCTTTTTTATGGCagaaaaatgataagaaaagttaaaaatatatctggCCAAGTTAGGAATTCAGGTCAAGGTAGAAAAAGAAAGATGGTTATGAAGTTTGCCAGGCAATTACTAGCAATGAAAAAAGAGGAACAAGAGCAGCTGAAG GTTTTGGAACCTCCAGTTGAATATCTACAGGAAGACACCCTTAGCGATGACCGCATGCCAACTGACGTCCTTTATATGTTGCAAAGTATAAGGGTGTttggacattttgaaaaaccaGTCTTTTTAAAACTCTGTAAACACACTGAGATCATTAATGTATCCGCGGGAAcctatttattcaaaatcg GTGACCCCGATGAGAATTTTTATATCTTACAAAGCGGAAGGTTGAATGTACTATTGACTACAGGCGATGGAACGACTTCTTTAAAAATCGTTAAACCCGGAGAAAATGTGACATCTCTACTCAGCTTTACCGACGTTCTCACT GGTCATCCTAATCCATACAAAACAATATCAGCAAAAGCTCTGGAAGATTCCACCATTGTCAAATTACCGATGACCGCTTTTCAAGACATCTTTGGCGAGTATCCGGATATTTTCATCAGAGTAATGCAGGTTATTATGGTTCGTTTGCAAAGGGTCACGTTTACAGCTCTACATCAGTACTTGGGATTGAGCGCTGAATTGGTTAGACAG ACTAACAAGCAAAAAGGGGCTTTACTTTGCTCTCCTTTGAAGCGTAAGCGGGATGAGCCCTATAAGGACCCTTCATATGCCCAATCTCTACCTAGAGAATCGGCCCTGCAATATGTTCCTAAGGATTCTCCATTAg TGCCTGCCGAAACAACCAGCACAACCCATTGTGGATCCTTTTCAAATTCTCAGGGCCACCGAAGAACTAGATCTAGTTTTGATGGAAAATCCACTCTTCAAGGGTTCAGCAATGCTCCTGATATGGTAGCTGATATTGAAAGCAATAAAACTGAT ACGCAGGAAAGTGGCCGGAAGCGACATTCATTACCAGAAGATGCCACTGAAGATGATTTTAGACGTATTGCTAATGAGGTTTTCATAAGTGAATTGGGGCTGACAGGAGACAATGAGGGCATTGATTTGAATCTGGAAATTCGCGAAGTTACCGCAGGCACATATTTGATGAAAGAGGATTCCCATAAG GATATTGCCTTAGTATATGTGCTCTCAGGAGCCCTTGTGGTCTCTCAAAAAGCTCCAGATAGCCAAGAAGAGAAACACATGTACACCTCTTATCCAGGAGATATAGTAGGGGGTCTTGCCGTGTTAACTGGAGAACCCAGTTTCTTCACTATTAGAGCTAAACACCTCACTCGAATTGCTTTGATGtctaaaaacacattttacaG TATAATGAAAGAAAAACCTAAAGTGGTTCTTTTCGTTGCGAATATGGTGGTAAAGAGGTTATCTCCTTTTGTTAGACAAGTAGATTTCGCTTTGGACTGGTTGTTTTTAGAATCTG gCCGAGCTGTATATCGTCAAGACGACGACAGTGATTCGACCTACATAGTTCTTTCCGGGCGCTTACGTTCTGTAATAACAgataaaaatggtaaaaaagaACTTGTCGGTGAATACGGCAAAGGCGATCTTGTTGGAGTT gtGGAAATGGTTACGCAAACCAAAAGAAGCACCACAGTTATAGCTGTTAGAGATTCAGAATTAGCCAAATTACCTGAAGGATTGTTTAATGTAATTAAGCTTCAGTTTCCAATAGTAGTTACAAGACTGATTAATTTATTAGGCCACAGAATATTAG GTGCGTGGAAAAAGCCCGCAATGAGTGTCCACAATCGAAGCTCAACTTTAGATAGTAGACCGTCACAAATTAACTTCTCAACTGTAGCAATTGTAGCGGCTTCAGATGATGTTCCTTTAACTGCGTTCACGTATGAGTTGTATCATTGTCTGACTGCCATTG ggCCCACATTAAGACTGACTTCAGATGTGATTAAAAAGACACTAGGGGCGACTATAATGGATCCTAACAACGAATTCAGGCTTTCCTCTTGGCTGGCTCAACAGGAAGACCAACACAAAATATCCTTATACCAATGTGACTTAACTGTATCAGCATGGACACAAAGATGTATCAGACAAGCGGATTGTATATTAATTGTAGGTTTAGGAGATAATCATCCCTCTTTAG gGAAAGTAGAAAAGGAGTTGGAGAGGTTGGCAATAAGGACACAAAAAGAACTTGTTTTATTGCATAGAGAAGGGGGGAAACCGAATAACACGATTGGTTGGCTCAACATTAGATCTTGGGTGTCGTCACACCATCATATTGTGTGCCCCAACAGGTTGTTTGCACGAAAAAGCCAATACAGAATT aACGAGCTGTATTCAAAAGTTTGCGCATCGGATCCAAATATCCACtctgatttttcaagattagCTAGGTGGTTGACGGGGAAGTCTGTAGGTTTGGTTTTGGGAGGAGGTGGGGCGCGAGGATCATCTCACATAGGGATGATTAAAGCCATTCAAGAAGCGGGGATACCCATCGACATGGTGGGCGGAGTCTCTATAGGTGCTTTTATGGGTGCCTTATGGTGTCAAGAGAGAAATATAACCACCGTTACTCAGAAAGCCAGAGAGTGGTCAATG AAAATGACTCAATGGTGGCGGCAAATCCTCGACCTAACATACCCAATGACCTCCATGTTTAGCGGTAGGGATTTTAATCAGACCATTAATGGCACTCTAGGGGACACTTATATCGAAGACTTGTGGTTGCCCTATTTTACCGTAACCACTGATATTACGTCTTCTTGCATGAGAATACACACACATG GCTCGTTGTGGCGTTACGTTCGCGCCTCAATGTCGCTGTCCGGCTATTTACCTCCCTTGTGTGACCCCCAGGATGGGCATCTACTGTTAGACGGTGGATACACAAATAACTTGCCAG CTGACGTCATGAGAAGCATGGGTGCAGACCACATCTTAGCAATAGACGTGGGCTCCGTAGATGATCAAGATTTGACCAATTACGGTGATGTTTTATCCGGCTGGTGGTTACTTTGGAAGCGATGGAATCCATTTGCGACGCCGGTTAAAGTTCCCAATATACCCGACATTCAGTCAAGATTGGCTTACGTCAGCTGCGTCCGTCAGTTGGaa GAGGTCAAAAGTAGCGACTACTGCGAGTACATACGCCCACCTATAGACAAATACAAAACTTTGCAATTCAGTAGCTTCGATGAAATCAAAAATGTGGGCTATTTACATGGCAAAGCATTTTTTGAGGGTCAAAGCAGGGATGGAAATCTGCCCACATTTCGAGCCTCTGAAAGCTATAAGCCGCAGCTAGCTGGTGATCATCAGTCCCAATATACCTTCACGGATTTGGCTCAGATGGTGTGCAAAGTATCtag ACCGTTCGAAGAAGAATCATCTGCGTCCAGCTCGTCGGAATCTGATGATGAAGATGAAGGGAGAGGAGGATATGCTTCTGAACCAACGGGGGGCTTTTCa GTACCAAAAGAAGATCTCAGAGGTTTGCGTAGAGCTGGAGGTTCCCTTTCACTGTCCGAGAATGGATTGGAGTCTGATGTTGACTTTGATATTAAATCTGCAGATGATTTCTGTTAG